The following proteins are co-located in the Pseudomonas sp. ATCC 13867 genome:
- a CDS encoding MFS transporter, whose product MTAEATSLLRHRPFLAFWLARVCTASAFQMITVAIGWHIYELTHNVLDLGLVGLVEFLPRVLFMLHTGHVADRYDRRRIASLCQIGQGLIAVALVIGASTDNVTREMIFVMAFLLGTARAFEMPTTQALLPNIVPTALFPRAVAASASAMQAATIAAPALGGLLYAFGAFWVYTPTAMLYFIACGLVLTLPARQAPAVQGKATLESLLAGIRFIRSRPDIFGAISLDLFAVLLGGATALLPVFAKDILLTGPWGLGLLRSAPAVGALLMSFWLARFPIERNVGRIMFLAVGIFGVTTIAFGLSTSFWFSLAVLVVLGAADMISMVIRGAFVQLETPDEMRGRVSAVNGLFIGASNQLGEFESGVTAHWLGTVPAVVLGGVGTLIVTGVWMKLFPTLAKRDKLH is encoded by the coding sequence ATGACCGCCGAAGCCACGTCCCTGCTGCGTCACCGCCCCTTCCTCGCCTTCTGGCTCGCCCGCGTCTGCACCGCCAGCGCTTTCCAGATGATCACCGTGGCCATCGGCTGGCACATCTACGAGCTGACCCACAACGTGCTCGACCTCGGCCTGGTGGGGCTGGTGGAGTTTCTGCCGCGCGTGCTGTTCATGCTGCACACCGGCCATGTAGCCGACCGCTACGACCGCCGGCGCATCGCCTCGCTCTGCCAGATTGGCCAGGGCCTGATCGCCGTCGCGCTGGTGATCGGCGCCAGCACCGACAACGTGACCCGCGAGATGATCTTCGTGATGGCCTTCCTGCTGGGCACCGCGCGAGCCTTCGAGATGCCGACCACCCAGGCACTGCTGCCGAACATCGTGCCCACCGCGCTGTTCCCCCGCGCAGTGGCGGCCTCCGCCTCGGCCATGCAGGCAGCGACCATCGCCGCACCGGCCCTGGGCGGCCTGCTCTACGCCTTCGGCGCCTTCTGGGTCTACACGCCCACCGCGATGCTGTACTTCATCGCCTGCGGCCTGGTGCTCACCCTGCCCGCGCGCCAGGCGCCGGCCGTCCAGGGCAAGGCCACGCTGGAGTCGCTGCTGGCCGGCATCCGTTTCATCCGCAGCCGCCCGGACATCTTCGGCGCCATTTCCCTGGACCTGTTCGCCGTGCTGCTGGGCGGCGCCACCGCGCTGCTGCCGGTGTTCGCCAAGGACATCCTGCTCACCGGCCCCTGGGGCCTGGGCCTGCTGCGCTCGGCGCCGGCGGTGGGCGCGCTGCTGATGTCGTTCTGGCTGGCGCGCTTCCCCATCGAGCGCAACGTCGGGCGGATCATGTTCCTCGCCGTCGGTATCTTCGGCGTCACCACCATCGCCTTCGGCCTGTCGACCTCGTTCTGGTTCTCCCTGGCGGTACTGGTGGTGCTGGGCGCGGCGGACATGATCAGCATGGTCATCCGCGGCGCCTTCGTGCAGTTGGAAACCCCGGACGAGATGCGCGGACGGGTCAGCGCGGTGAACGGTCTGTTCATCGGCGCCTCGAACCAGTTGGGCGAGTTCGAGTCCGGCGTCACCGCCCACTGGCTCGGCACCGTGCCGGCGGTGGTGCTCGGCGGCGTGGGGACGCTGATCGTTACCGGGGTCTGGATGAAGCTGTTCCCCACCCTGGCCAAGCGGGACAAGCTGCACTGA
- a CDS encoding OPT family oligopeptide transporter, translating to MQERIPDESNLAELTVRGLILGALITVVFTASNVYLGLKVGLTFASSIPAAVISMAVLRYFSGSNILENNMVQTQASAAGTLSSIIFILPGLLMIGYWSGFPFWQTAAICSIGGILGVLYTIPLRRVMVVQSNLPYPEGVAAAEILRVGSHDEEQEKAGKSAKSGGPGLRDILAGGLVAAAFSLLSSGFKVLAEGFSFWLSAGQAAFRLSTGFSLALVGAGYLMGITAGIAILIGVVIAWGVAVPLLSVNSVLAAGQSLPELATKLWSSQVRFLGAGTIGIAALWTLATLFKPMVQGVWSSLSAVRGRGEVSDLRTEQDLSAKWIVTIAAVLLVALFGVFAAFLGEAAPDLRGFAFWGLVAVCVIFAFFFGFLIAAACGYMAGLVGSSSSPISGIGIIAVILVSLLILGVGSLEDGFLALEGGKLAIALALFTTSVVIAIAAISNDNLQDLKTGYLVGATPWRQQVALIVGCLVGALVIPPVLELLFNAYGFTGALPREGMDPNAALAAPQATLMTAIASGIFHNALNWNMILIGVALGIALILVDVLLRRTGKASLPVLAVGLGIYLPPTIGMTLVVGAVLAWLLESALKKRALAAGINEEKFSDEPRRRGVLLASGLIVGESLMGIFLAGVIGTTGKDAPLALVGAGFEDTAQWLGLVVFVAICVLFYRKVLTGTRG from the coding sequence ATGCAAGAAAGGATTCCCGACGAGTCCAACCTCGCCGAGCTGACGGTTCGCGGCCTGATCCTCGGCGCGCTGATCACCGTGGTGTTCACTGCCTCCAACGTGTACCTCGGCCTCAAGGTCGGTCTGACCTTCGCTTCGTCGATCCCCGCGGCGGTCATCTCGATGGCCGTGCTGCGCTACTTCTCCGGCTCCAACATCCTCGAGAACAACATGGTGCAGACCCAGGCCTCGGCGGCCGGCACCCTGTCCTCGATCATCTTCATCCTGCCCGGCCTGCTGATGATCGGCTACTGGAGCGGCTTCCCGTTCTGGCAGACCGCGGCGATCTGTTCCATCGGCGGCATCCTCGGCGTGCTCTACACCATTCCGCTGCGGCGGGTGATGGTGGTGCAGAGCAACCTGCCGTACCCCGAAGGCGTGGCGGCGGCGGAGATCCTGCGGGTCGGCAGCCATGACGAGGAACAGGAAAAGGCCGGCAAGTCCGCGAAGTCCGGCGGCCCGGGGCTGCGCGATATCCTCGCCGGCGGCTTGGTCGCGGCGGCTTTCAGCCTGCTCAGCAGCGGCTTCAAGGTGCTCGCCGAGGGCTTCAGTTTCTGGCTCAGCGCCGGGCAAGCGGCCTTCCGCCTGTCCACCGGGTTCTCCCTGGCGCTGGTCGGCGCCGGCTACCTGATGGGCATCACCGCCGGCATCGCCATCCTCATCGGCGTGGTGATCGCCTGGGGCGTGGCGGTGCCGCTGCTCTCGGTGAACAGTGTGCTGGCCGCCGGGCAGAGCCTGCCGGAGCTGGCCACCAAGCTGTGGAGCAGCCAGGTGCGCTTCCTCGGCGCCGGCACCATCGGCATTGCCGCGCTGTGGACCCTGGCCACCCTGTTCAAGCCGATGGTGCAGGGCGTCTGGTCGTCGCTCAGCGCAGTGCGCGGTCGCGGCGAAGTGAGTGACCTGCGTACCGAACAGGACCTCTCGGCCAAGTGGATCGTGACCATCGCCGCCGTCCTGCTGGTGGCGCTGTTCGGAGTGTTCGCCGCCTTCCTCGGCGAGGCCGCGCCGGACCTGCGCGGGTTCGCCTTCTGGGGCCTGGTGGCGGTCTGCGTGATCTTCGCCTTCTTCTTCGGCTTCCTGATCGCCGCCGCCTGCGGCTACATGGCCGGCCTGGTGGGATCTTCCAGCAGCCCGATCTCCGGCATCGGCATCATCGCGGTGATCCTGGTGTCGCTGCTGATCCTCGGCGTCGGTTCCCTGGAGGACGGCTTCCTGGCGTTGGAAGGCGGCAAGCTCGCCATTGCCCTGGCGCTATTCACCACCTCGGTAGTGATCGCCATCGCGGCGATCTCCAATGACAACCTGCAGGACCTGAAGACCGGCTACCTGGTCGGCGCGACCCCGTGGCGGCAGCAGGTGGCGCTGATCGTCGGCTGCCTGGTGGGTGCCCTGGTGATCCCGCCGGTGCTGGAACTGCTGTTCAACGCCTACGGCTTCACCGGCGCCCTGCCGCGCGAGGGCATGGACCCGAACGCCGCGCTGGCCGCGCCGCAGGCGACGCTGATGACGGCGATTGCCAGCGGGATTTTCCACAACGCGCTGAACTGGAACATGATCCTCATCGGCGTGGCGCTGGGCATCGCGCTGATCCTGGTGGACGTGCTGCTGCGCCGTACCGGCAAGGCCAGCCTGCCGGTGCTGGCGGTGGGCCTGGGCATCTACCTGCCGCCGACCATCGGCATGACCCTGGTGGTCGGTGCGGTGCTGGCCTGGCTGCTGGAATCGGCACTGAAGAAGCGCGCCCTGGCGGCCGGCATCAACGAGGAGAAATTCTCCGACGAACCCAGGCGCCGTGGCGTGCTGCTGGCGTCCGGCCTGATCGTCGGCGAGAGCCTGATGGGTATCTTTCTCGCCGGGGTGATCGGCACCACCGGCAAGGATGCGCCCCTGGCGCTGGTCGGCGCCGGCTTCGAGGACACCGCGCAATGGCTGGGCCTGGTGGTGTTCGTGGCGATCTGCGTGCTGTTCTACCGCAAGGTGCTCACCGGCACGCGCGGCTGA
- the betT gene encoding choline BCCT transporter BetT — MNPPVFYGAAALILIFALVVIGLPQPAGEWLLAAQTWAAGSVGWYYLLAMTLYLIFVVVTALSGYGKIKLGADHDEPEFSYLSWAGMLFAAGISITLFFFCVSEPLTHLAQPPQGEAGTPEAARQAMQLLFLHWGLHGWGVFALVAMALAYFAYRHNLPLALRSALYPLIGKRINSPIGYAVDCFGIIATVFGLGADMGFGVLQLNAGLDFLFGVAHSHPVQMTLIALMMGAAILVAISGVDKGIRLLSDINMLLACALLLFVLFAGPTQHLLNTLVQNVGDYLGSLPTKSFDLYAYGEGSDWLGGWTVFYWAWWIAWAPFVGLFIARISRGRTIREFVFGVLFIPLGFTLAWMSIFGNSALDQVLNHGFSELGRVAIEEPSMALYQLLQNYPGSRVVIAVTVLVSFVFFVTSADSGTVVLSTLSAHGGSADDDGPKWLRVFWGVATALVTGGLLFAGSIDALKSAVVLTSLPFSLILLLMMWGLHKAFYLESQRQRARTHSLAPPPSAKPGGWKRRISQAVHFPTRDEVYRYMVDVVSPAIAEVSEVFREKGLQVDSDLDLGNLEIGLEIGHGAQHPFLYQVSMRGYFTPSFARAGMGGLHLKNRRYFRAEVHLSEGSQDYDLMGYSKEQIINDMLDQYERHLQFLHLVR; from the coding sequence ATGAACCCACCGGTCTTCTACGGTGCGGCGGCGCTGATCCTGATCTTCGCCCTCGTCGTCATCGGCCTGCCGCAACCGGCCGGTGAATGGCTGCTCGCCGCCCAGACCTGGGCCGCCGGGAGCGTCGGCTGGTACTACCTGCTGGCGATGACGCTGTACCTGATCTTCGTGGTGGTCACCGCGCTTTCCGGCTACGGAAAGATCAAGCTCGGTGCCGACCACGACGAGCCGGAATTCAGCTACCTGTCCTGGGCCGGCATGCTGTTCGCCGCCGGCATCAGCATTACCCTGTTCTTCTTCTGTGTGTCCGAGCCGCTGACCCACCTGGCCCAGCCGCCGCAGGGCGAAGCCGGAACCCCGGAAGCGGCGCGTCAGGCCATGCAGCTGCTGTTCCTGCACTGGGGCCTGCACGGCTGGGGCGTGTTCGCCCTGGTGGCGATGGCGCTGGCGTACTTCGCCTACCGGCACAACCTGCCGCTGGCGCTGCGCTCGGCGCTCTACCCGTTGATCGGCAAGCGCATCAATAGCCCCATCGGCTACGCAGTGGACTGCTTCGGCATCATCGCCACGGTGTTCGGCCTGGGCGCGGACATGGGCTTCGGCGTACTGCAGCTCAACGCCGGCCTCGATTTCCTGTTCGGCGTCGCCCACAGCCATCCGGTGCAGATGACCCTGATCGCGCTGATGATGGGCGCGGCGATCCTGGTGGCCATCTCCGGCGTCGACAAGGGCATCCGCCTGCTGTCGGACATCAACATGCTGCTGGCCTGCGCGCTGCTGCTCTTCGTGCTGTTCGCCGGCCCCACGCAACACCTGCTCAATACCCTGGTGCAGAACGTCGGCGACTACCTCGGCAGCCTGCCGACCAAGAGCTTCGACCTCTACGCCTATGGCGAAGGCAGCGACTGGCTGGGTGGCTGGACGGTGTTCTACTGGGCCTGGTGGATCGCCTGGGCGCCCTTCGTCGGCCTGTTCATCGCACGTATTTCGCGCGGGCGGACGATCCGCGAGTTCGTCTTCGGCGTGCTGTTCATCCCGCTCGGTTTCACCCTGGCGTGGATGTCGATCTTCGGCAACAGCGCCCTGGACCAGGTGCTCAACCACGGTTTCAGCGAACTGGGCCGCGTGGCCATCGAGGAACCGTCGATGGCGCTCTACCAACTGCTGCAGAACTACCCCGGCAGCCGCGTGGTGATCGCGGTAACGGTGCTGGTCAGCTTCGTGTTCTTCGTCACCTCGGCCGACTCCGGTACCGTGGTGCTCTCCACCCTATCCGCCCACGGCGGCAGCGCCGACGACGACGGCCCGAAGTGGCTGCGGGTGTTCTGGGGCGTGGCCACCGCACTGGTCACCGGCGGTTTGCTGTTCGCCGGCAGCATCGATGCGTTGAAGTCAGCCGTGGTGCTGACCTCGCTGCCGTTCTCGCTGATCCTGCTACTGATGATGTGGGGCCTGCACAAGGCGTTCTATCTGGAATCCCAGCGCCAGCGCGCGCGCACCCATTCTCTGGCACCGCCGCCCTCGGCCAAGCCCGGCGGCTGGAAGCGGCGCATCTCCCAGGCGGTGCACTTCCCCACCCGCGACGAGGTGTACCGCTACATGGTCGACGTGGTCAGCCCGGCGATCGCCGAAGTTTCCGAAGTGTTCCGCGAGAAGGGCCTGCAGGTGGATTCCGACCTGGACCTGGGCAACCTGGAAATCGGCCTGGAGATCGGCCACGGCGCGCAGCATCCGTTCCTCTACCAGGTGTCGATGCGCGGCTACTTCACCCCGTCCTTCGCCCGCGCCGGCATGGGCGGCCTGCATCTGAAGAATCGCCGCTACTTCCGCGCCGAGGTGCACCTTTCCGAAGGCAGCCAGGACTACGACCTGATGGGCTACAGCAAGGAACAGATCATCAACGACATGCTCGACCAGTACGAGCGGCACCTGCAGTTCCTGCATCTGGTGCGCTGA
- a CDS encoding DUF2474 domain-containing protein — protein MTHEEQGKAPLRKRLGWLVLIWALSVAALGVAAWLMRLFMSAAGLGTPH, from the coding sequence ATGACCCATGAGGAGCAAGGCAAGGCGCCGCTGCGCAAGCGGCTCGGCTGGCTGGTGCTGATCTGGGCGTTGAGCGTTGCCGCCCTCGGCGTGGCGGCCTGGCTGATGCGCCTGTTCATGAGCGCGGCGGGCCTGGGCACGCCGCACTAG
- a CDS encoding MetQ/NlpA family ABC transporter substrate-binding protein codes for MKKLLLLSALAAAFTTSAFANEKLIVAATPVPHAEILELIKPTLAKEGVDLEIKVFTDYVQPNVQVAEKRLDANYFQTKPYLDNFNAGKGTHLVTVTGVHVEPFGGYSKKYKSLAELPDGATVAIPNEGSNSGRALLLLQKAGVIKLKDPSNALATPKDIAENPKHLKFKELESALLPRVLDQVDLDLINTNYALEAKLNPVKDALILEDRNSPYVNYLVARPENKDSDALKKLSAALTSPEVKAFIEKKYNGAVVPAF; via the coding sequence ATGAAAAAGCTGCTGCTTCTGAGCGCCCTCGCCGCTGCCTTCACCACCTCGGCCTTCGCCAATGAAAAGCTGATCGTCGCCGCCACCCCGGTTCCCCACGCCGAGATCCTCGAACTGATCAAGCCGACCCTGGCCAAGGAAGGCGTGGACCTGGAGATCAAGGTCTTCACCGACTACGTACAGCCCAACGTGCAGGTCGCCGAAAAGCGCCTGGACGCCAACTACTTCCAGACCAAGCCGTACCTGGACAACTTCAATGCCGGCAAGGGCACCCACCTGGTCACCGTGACCGGGGTGCACGTCGAGCCCTTCGGCGGCTACTCGAAGAAGTACAAATCCCTGGCCGAACTGCCGGACGGCGCCACCGTCGCCATCCCCAACGAAGGCAGCAACAGCGGCCGTGCCCTGCTCCTGCTGCAGAAGGCCGGCGTGATCAAGCTGAAGGATCCGAGCAACGCCCTGGCCACCCCGAAAGACATCGCCGAGAACCCCAAACACCTGAAGTTCAAGGAACTGGAATCGGCCCTGCTGCCGCGCGTGCTGGACCAGGTCGACCTGGACCTGATCAACACCAACTACGCCCTGGAAGCCAAGCTCAACCCGGTGAAGGACGCGCTGATCCTCGAAGACCGCAACTCGCCCTACGTGAACTACCTGGTGGCGCGTCCGGAGAACAAGGACAGCGATGCCCTGAAGAAACTCTCCGCCGCCCTGACCAGTCCGGAAGTCAAGGCCTTCATCGAGAAGAAGTACAACGGCGCCGTGGTGCCGGCCTTCTGA
- a CDS encoding sigma 54-interacting transcriptional regulator — protein MNAPHTPAPLLTFPDADKSPLSIRAKALVFFDPRSHQVRDEVERLAPLPQPVLIHGETGTGKELLARHIHRASERPGLFVAVSCGALSRNYAETELFGYAPGAHNGPVGSRAGWFGSANGGTLYLDEIADLPLSLQQKLLRVLQEREVLRVGAREPVPVDVRLVAATSVDLGQAVKAGKFLEGLKQYLHDGNLTLPPLRERIGDIQPLAEYFLGVHAQRLELPVPQIAGDTQRVLESYPWPGNIRELENVIHFALLVSPDEEIRPEHLNFSGGVAGSGGVAGSGGVAGTGGKTQISEEALGRLLRQPGVEAQLRALLQRLEHERG, from the coding sequence ATGAACGCCCCGCACACGCCGGCGCCGCTGCTGACCTTCCCCGACGCCGACAAGAGCCCGCTGAGCATCCGCGCCAAGGCGCTGGTGTTCTTCGACCCGCGTTCGCACCAGGTGCGCGACGAAGTGGAACGCCTGGCGCCGCTCCCGCAACCGGTGCTGATCCACGGCGAAACCGGTACCGGCAAGGAGCTGCTGGCCCGCCACATCCACCGCGCCAGCGAACGGCCCGGCCTGTTCGTCGCGGTAAGCTGCGGCGCCCTGAGCCGCAACTATGCCGAGACCGAACTGTTCGGCTACGCGCCGGGCGCGCACAACGGTCCGGTGGGCAGCCGCGCCGGCTGGTTCGGCTCGGCCAACGGCGGAACCCTGTACCTGGACGAAATCGCCGACCTGCCGCTGTCGCTGCAGCAGAAACTGCTGCGCGTGCTGCAGGAGCGCGAAGTGCTGCGCGTCGGCGCGCGCGAGCCGGTGCCAGTGGACGTGCGTCTGGTCGCCGCCACCAGCGTCGACCTGGGGCAGGCGGTGAAGGCGGGGAAGTTCCTCGAAGGCCTCAAGCAGTACCTGCACGACGGCAACCTGACCCTGCCGCCGCTGCGCGAGCGTATCGGGGACATCCAACCGCTGGCCGAATACTTCCTCGGCGTGCACGCGCAGCGCCTGGAACTACCGGTGCCGCAGATCGCCGGCGACACCCAGCGGGTGCTGGAAAGCTACCCGTGGCCGGGCAACATCCGCGAGCTGGAGAACGTCATCCACTTCGCCCTGCTGGTCAGCCCGGACGAGGAGATACGCCCGGAGCACCTGAACTTTTCAGGCGGCGTGGCGGGGTCAGGCGGCGTAGCAGGATCAGGCGGCGTGGCCGGAACTGGCGGGAAAACGCAGATAAGCGAAGAGGCGCTGGGGCGTCTGCTGCGCCAGCCCGGCGTCGAAGCGCAGCTGCGTGCGCTATTGCAACGCCTGGAGCACGAGCGCGGCTGA
- the yedA gene encoding drug/metabolite exporter YedA: MPRARVSLTLIAAFFALYFIWGSTYLVIRIGVESWPPMLMAGCRFIIAGTILFAWMLWRGAPLPSFRQWLSAGAIGILLLSCGNGGVTVAEHWGVASGVAALAVATVPLFTLVFGRFFGNKTNALEWAGIALGLFGIVLLNLGSNLQGSPAGAALIIFAAATWAFGSVWSRRLSLPAGPMASAVEMLVGGGVLLLGSLLSGERMTQMPTAAGWGALAYLVVFGSIIAFSAYMYLLANVRPAAATSYAYVNPAVAVMLGVMFAGEHIGLAESLAMAVIISAVVLIGLPQWRRQGAA, from the coding sequence ATGCCCAGAGCCCGCGTCTCCCTGACCCTGATCGCCGCATTCTTCGCCCTGTATTTCATCTGGGGCTCGACCTACCTGGTGATCCGCATCGGCGTCGAGTCCTGGCCGCCGATGTTGATGGCGGGCTGCCGCTTCATCATCGCCGGGACAATCCTGTTCGCCTGGATGCTCTGGCGCGGCGCACCGTTGCCCAGTTTCAGGCAGTGGCTGTCGGCGGGTGCCATCGGCATCCTCCTGCTCAGTTGCGGCAACGGCGGGGTGACGGTCGCCGAGCACTGGGGCGTGGCCTCGGGCGTGGCGGCGCTGGCGGTGGCCACGGTGCCGCTGTTCACCCTGGTGTTCGGGCGCTTCTTCGGCAACAAGACCAATGCGCTGGAGTGGGCCGGCATCGCCCTGGGGCTGTTCGGCATCGTCCTGCTCAACCTCGGCTCCAACCTGCAGGGCAGTCCGGCGGGCGCGGCGCTGATCATCTTCGCGGCGGCCACCTGGGCCTTCGGTTCGGTGTGGAGCCGGCGCCTGTCGCTGCCGGCCGGTCCGATGGCCAGTGCGGTGGAAATGCTGGTGGGCGGTGGGGTGCTGCTGCTGGGCAGTCTCCTCAGCGGCGAGCGCATGACCCAGATGCCGACGGCGGCCGGCTGGGGCGCGCTGGCGTACCTGGTGGTGTTCGGCTCGATCATCGCCTTCAGCGCCTACATGTACCTGCTGGCCAACGTGCGGCCGGCGGCGGCCACCAGCTACGCCTACGTCAACCCGGCGGTGGCGGTGATGCTTGGCGTGATGTTCGCCGGCGAGCACATCGGCCTGGCGGAGTCCCTGGCGATGGCGGTGATCATCAGCGCCGTGGTGCTGATCGGCCTGCCGCAGTGGCGGCGCCAGGGCGCGGCATGA
- the cydB gene encoding cytochrome d ubiquinol oxidase subunit II, protein MGIDLPLIWAIIIIFGVMMYVVMDGFDLGIGMLYPFFKDEGDRDVMMNTVAPVWDGNETWLVLGGAALFGAFPVAYSAVLSALYLPLILMLVGLIFRGVAFEFRFKAKPAKRHIWDKSFIAGSLVATFFQGVALGAFIEGIPVENRAFAGGALDWLAPFPLFCGLGLVVAYTLLGCTWLIMKTEGRLQERMHDLARPLALVLLAVIGIVSLWTPLAHEDIAQRWFSLPNLFWFLPVPLLVLLTFYGLLRSVANNDHVQPFVLTLVLIFLGYSGLGISLWPNIVPPSLSIWDAAAPPQSQGFMLVGALFIIPFILGYTAWSYYVFRGKVKHGDGYH, encoded by the coding sequence ATGGGAATCGATCTTCCACTGATCTGGGCAATCATCATCATCTTCGGCGTGATGATGTACGTGGTGATGGACGGCTTCGACCTGGGGATAGGCATGCTCTATCCGTTCTTCAAGGACGAAGGCGACCGCGACGTGATGATGAACACCGTGGCGCCAGTCTGGGACGGTAACGAAACCTGGCTGGTGCTGGGCGGCGCGGCGCTGTTCGGCGCCTTCCCGGTGGCCTACTCGGCCGTGCTCTCGGCGCTCTACCTGCCGCTGATCCTGATGCTGGTGGGGCTGATATTCCGCGGCGTGGCCTTCGAGTTCCGCTTCAAGGCCAAGCCGGCCAAGCGGCACATCTGGGACAAGTCGTTCATCGCCGGTTCCCTGGTGGCGACCTTCTTCCAGGGCGTGGCGCTGGGCGCCTTCATCGAAGGCATTCCGGTGGAGAATCGCGCCTTCGCCGGTGGCGCACTGGACTGGCTGGCACCGTTCCCGCTGTTCTGCGGTCTCGGCCTGGTCGTCGCCTATACGCTGCTGGGCTGCACCTGGCTGATCATGAAGACCGAAGGCCGCCTGCAGGAGCGCATGCACGACCTGGCCAGGCCGCTGGCGCTGGTGCTGCTGGCGGTGATCGGCATCGTCAGCCTGTGGACGCCGCTGGCCCACGAGGATATCGCCCAGCGCTGGTTCAGCCTGCCGAACCTGTTCTGGTTCCTGCCGGTGCCCCTGCTGGTGCTGCTGACCTTCTACGGCCTGCTGCGCTCGGTGGCCAACAACGACCATGTGCAGCCCTTCGTGCTCACCCTGGTGCTGATCTTCCTCGGCTACAGCGGCCTGGGGATCAGCCTGTGGCCGAACATCGTGCCGCCGTCGCTGTCTATCTGGGACGCGGCCGCGCCGCCGCAGAGCCAGGGCTTCATGCTGGTGGGCGCGCTGTTCATCATCCCCTTCATCCTTGGCTACACCGCGTGGAGCTACTACGTGTTCCGCGGCAAGGTGAAGCATGGCGATGGCTACCACTGA
- a CDS encoding cytochrome ubiquinol oxidase subunit I has translation MFGLEALDLARIQFAFTVSFHIIFPAITIGLASYLAVLEGLWLKTSDEVYRDLYHFWSKIFAVNFGMGVVSGLVMAYQFGTNWSAFSAFAGSITGPLLTYEVLTAFFLEAGFLGVMLFGWHRVGPGLHLFATLMVAIGTLISTFWILASNSWMQTPQGHEIVNGVVVPVDWVAVIFNPSFPYRLLHMAIASFVATAFFVGASAAWHLLRGRDNPAIRKMLSMAMWMALIVAPIQAMVGDAHGLNTLKHQPAKIAAMEGHWDNSSGEATPLILFGWPDMEREETRFKVEIPVLGSLILNHSLTEPIPALKDFPKADRPNSTVVFWSFRIMAGLGMLMILVGLWSVWLRLRKRLYQNRAFLRLVLWMGPSGLIAILAGWFTTEVGRQPWVVYGLMRTADAVSNHSVTQMSLTLVMFVLVYFSLFGVGIGYMMRLVRKGPVTHEGREASHGGAGQKRTPARPLSATAEGFDDDDSASPAGRN, from the coding sequence ATGTTCGGACTAGAGGCGCTCGACCTGGCCCGGATCCAGTTCGCCTTTACCGTATCCTTCCACATCATCTTCCCTGCCATCACCATCGGCCTCGCCAGCTACCTCGCGGTGCTCGAAGGCTTGTGGCTGAAGACCAGCGACGAGGTCTATCGCGACCTCTATCATTTCTGGTCGAAGATATTCGCCGTCAACTTCGGCATGGGCGTGGTCTCCGGCCTCGTCATGGCCTACCAGTTCGGCACCAACTGGAGCGCCTTTTCGGCGTTCGCCGGGAGCATTACCGGCCCGCTGCTGACCTATGAAGTGCTCACCGCCTTCTTCCTCGAAGCCGGCTTCCTCGGCGTCATGCTCTTCGGCTGGCACCGCGTCGGCCCCGGCCTGCACTTATTCGCCACGCTGATGGTGGCCATCGGCACGCTGATCTCCACCTTCTGGATCCTTGCTTCCAACAGCTGGATGCAGACCCCGCAGGGCCACGAGATCGTCAACGGCGTGGTGGTGCCGGTGGACTGGGTGGCGGTGATCTTCAACCCGTCCTTCCCCTACCGCCTGCTGCACATGGCGATCGCTTCCTTCGTCGCCACCGCCTTCTTCGTCGGCGCCTCGGCGGCCTGGCACCTGCTGCGCGGCCGCGACAACCCGGCGATCCGCAAGATGCTCTCGATGGCCATGTGGATGGCGCTGATCGTGGCGCCGATCCAGGCGATGGTGGGCGACGCCCACGGTCTCAATACCCTCAAGCACCAGCCGGCGAAGATCGCCGCGATGGAAGGTCACTGGGACAACAGCAGTGGCGAGGCGACCCCGCTGATCCTGTTCGGTTGGCCGGACATGGAGCGCGAGGAAACCCGCTTCAAGGTGGAGATCCCGGTCCTCGGCAGCCTGATCCTCAATCACAGCCTGACCGAGCCGATCCCGGCGCTGAAGGACTTCCCCAAGGCCGACCGACCCAACTCCACCGTGGTCTTCTGGTCGTTCCGCATCATGGCCGGCCTGGGCATGCTGATGATCCTGGTCGGCCTGTGGAGCGTCTGGCTGCGCCTGCGCAAGCGGCTCTACCAGAACCGCGCCTTCCTCCGGCTGGTGCTGTGGATGGGGCCGTCCGGCCTGATCGCTATCCTCGCCGGCTGGTTCACCACCGAGGTCGGCCGCCAGCCCTGGGTCGTCTATGGGCTGATGCGCACCGCCGATGCGGTGTCCAACCACAGCGTCACGCAGATGAGTCTGACCCTGGTGATGTTCGTGCTGGTGTACTTCTCGCTGTTCGGTGTGGGCATCGGCTACATGATGCGCCTGGTGCGCAAGGGCCCGGTCACCCATGAGGGCCGCGAAGCCAGCCACGGTGGCGCCGGGCAGAAACGTACTCCGGCGCGTCCATTGTCGGCCACCGCAGAGGGCTTCGACGACGATGACAGCGCCAGTCCGGCAGGGAGGAACTGA